One segment of Asterias rubens chromosome 2, eAstRub1.3, whole genome shotgun sequence DNA contains the following:
- the LOC117306996 gene encoding uncharacterized protein LOC117306996 isoform X1 has protein sequence MDSMMMSDDPSSESDTRYEMGVSHNTTVYAVGGPATTPPSLSNFTLPDPSSVPPVIDDTDRGQQTDTLASNIEEVTQAIEGEHADLLTGPERESKTYGRFKNCDICQVVMNSAAQAEMHYGGKTHQKKLRRIAEMKADSDTDEILSSGFSILPSTSSTAKGLTMPHCDICGLTFTAMSQAKMHLSGVRHAKKLRQLNLSAKEEIAVPSVPLTLPLCCNSVPFTESIGSTQKEKEALVCTICETICTSWLQLEQHRQGSKHKSVVDAVISAEGSRLAASSSNVNSEPETNFACASCNVSTNSEQQYLQHMGSQRHRNKLLHNERESNRHRPYPTKQDALQKKLTSSNVNFQQNEKSSNTYKALLGVNTRNRKVPYGARYNNSRGQGRNFTESRTFYREAASTMGIGRNNSPYQQTRYFAGSGRGNSLSQQCRLPANRDQSDEDIYIHNDPSAVFPNQDKWYGHDDGGPNMTNSAIGDNGGGNDANNFDDSRVYSSANHMKLGFGKGSGWRDNPSW, from the exons ATGGATTCGATGATGATGTCCGATGATCCTTCTTCGGAGTCGGACACTCGCTATGAAATGGGTGTATCCCACAATACTACAGTATATGCAGTGGGGGGCCCAGCCACCACACCACCTTCGTTATCCAACTTTACCCTACCAGATCCCTCCAGCGTCCCCCCTGTCATTGACGATACAGACAGGGGGCAGCAGACTGACACGTTAGCAAGCAACATAGAAGAAGTAACCCAAGCGATTGAGGGCGAACACGCCGACCTTTTAACGGGACCGGAGAGAGAGTCAAAAACATATGGAAGGTTTAAGAACTGTGACATCTGTCAAGTCGTTATGAATTCCGCGGCGCAGGCCGAAATGCATTATGGTGGTAAGACGCATCAGAAGAAGTTGAGGCGTATAGCTGAGATGAAGG cggACTCCGACACTGATGAAATATTGTCCTCTGGCTTCAGTATCTTGCCATCTACGAGCAGTACAGCCAAGGGTCTGACCATGCCTCACTGTGACATCTGTGGGCTGACCTTCACCGCCATGTCCCAGGCCAAGATGCACTTGAGCGGGGTGCGTCATGCTAAGAAACTCCGCCAGTTAAACCTGAGTGCTAAGGAGGAGATTGCCGTTCCATCAG tgcctttaactctgcCTCTTTGTTGCAATTCTGTCCCGTTCACAGAATCCATTGGATCAacacagaaagaaaaagaagcCCTTGTGTGCACTATCTGTGAAACAATCTGCACCTCTTGGTTACAACTTGAGCAACACCGTCAAG GAAGTAAACACAAGAGTGTAGTAGATGCTGTTATAAGTGCTGAGGGAAGCCGCCTCGCAGCGTCATCGTCCAATGTGAATTCTGAACCCGAAACCAACTTTGCCTGTGCTTCCTGTAATGTCTCGACCAACTCCGAGCAGCAGTATCTTCAG CACATGGGAAGTCAGAGGCACAGAAACAAGCTGTTGCATAATGAAAGAGAGAGTAACCGTCATCGACCCTATCCTACGAAACAAGATGCTTTACAAAAGAAG TTGACAAGCAGCAATGTCAACTTCCAACAAAATGAGAAGAGCAGCAATACCTACAAAGCATTATTGGGAGTGAACACACGGAACAGGAAGGTCCCTTACGGAGCACGCTACAACAATTCACGTGGCCAGGGCAGAAACTTCACAGAATCCCGTACATTTTACCGAGAGGCTGCATCTACTATGGGGATAGGCCGTAACAACTCACCTTATCAACAAACAAGATACTTTGCTGGATCGGGCCGTGGCAACTCACTAAGCCAACAATGCAGGTTACCAGCTAACCGGGACCAATCCGACGAAGACATCTACATCCACAATGATCCGTCAGCGGTGTTTCCAAATCAAGACAAATGGTACGGACATGATGACGGAGGGCCAAACATGACCAACTCTGCTATAGGAGACAATGGCGGTGGCAATGACGCcaacaactttgatgacagtCGGGTTTACTCGTCGGCCAATCACATGAAGCTAGGGTTCGGTAAGGGCAGTGGTTGGCGCGACAACCCATCTTGGTGA
- the LOC117306996 gene encoding zinc finger matrin-type protein 1-like isoform X3 has protein sequence MDSMMMSDDPSSESDTRYEMGVSHNTTVYAVGGPATTPPSLSNFTLPDPSSVPPVIDDTDRGQQTDTLASNIEEVTQAIEGEHADLLTGPERESKTYGRFKNCDICQVVMNSAAQAEMHYGGKTHQKKLRRIAEMKADSDTDEILSSGFSILPSTSSTAKGLTMPHCDICGLTFTAMSQAKMHLSGVRHAKKLRQLNLSAKEEIAVPSGSKHKSVVDAVISAEGSRLAASSSNVNSEPETNFACASCNVSTNSEQQYLQHMGSQRHRNKLLHNERESNRHRPYPTKQDALQKKLTSSNVNFQQNEKSSNTYKALLGVNTRNRKVPYGARYNNSRGQGRNFTESRTFYREAASTMGIGRNNSPYQQTRYFAGSGRGNSLSQQCRLPANRDQSDEDIYIHNDPSAVFPNQDKWYGHDDGGPNMTNSAIGDNGGGNDANNFDDSRVYSSANHMKLGFGKGSGWRDNPSW, from the exons ATGGATTCGATGATGATGTCCGATGATCCTTCTTCGGAGTCGGACACTCGCTATGAAATGGGTGTATCCCACAATACTACAGTATATGCAGTGGGGGGCCCAGCCACCACACCACCTTCGTTATCCAACTTTACCCTACCAGATCCCTCCAGCGTCCCCCCTGTCATTGACGATACAGACAGGGGGCAGCAGACTGACACGTTAGCAAGCAACATAGAAGAAGTAACCCAAGCGATTGAGGGCGAACACGCCGACCTTTTAACGGGACCGGAGAGAGAGTCAAAAACATATGGAAGGTTTAAGAACTGTGACATCTGTCAAGTCGTTATGAATTCCGCGGCGCAGGCCGAAATGCATTATGGTGGTAAGACGCATCAGAAGAAGTTGAGGCGTATAGCTGAGATGAAGG cggACTCCGACACTGATGAAATATTGTCCTCTGGCTTCAGTATCTTGCCATCTACGAGCAGTACAGCCAAGGGTCTGACCATGCCTCACTGTGACATCTGTGGGCTGACCTTCACCGCCATGTCCCAGGCCAAGATGCACTTGAGCGGGGTGCGTCATGCTAAGAAACTCCGCCAGTTAAACCTGAGTGCTAAGGAGGAGATTGCCGTTCCATCAG GAAGTAAACACAAGAGTGTAGTAGATGCTGTTATAAGTGCTGAGGGAAGCCGCCTCGCAGCGTCATCGTCCAATGTGAATTCTGAACCCGAAACCAACTTTGCCTGTGCTTCCTGTAATGTCTCGACCAACTCCGAGCAGCAGTATCTTCAG CACATGGGAAGTCAGAGGCACAGAAACAAGCTGTTGCATAATGAAAGAGAGAGTAACCGTCATCGACCCTATCCTACGAAACAAGATGCTTTACAAAAGAAG TTGACAAGCAGCAATGTCAACTTCCAACAAAATGAGAAGAGCAGCAATACCTACAAAGCATTATTGGGAGTGAACACACGGAACAGGAAGGTCCCTTACGGAGCACGCTACAACAATTCACGTGGCCAGGGCAGAAACTTCACAGAATCCCGTACATTTTACCGAGAGGCTGCATCTACTATGGGGATAGGCCGTAACAACTCACCTTATCAACAAACAAGATACTTTGCTGGATCGGGCCGTGGCAACTCACTAAGCCAACAATGCAGGTTACCAGCTAACCGGGACCAATCCGACGAAGACATCTACATCCACAATGATCCGTCAGCGGTGTTTCCAAATCAAGACAAATGGTACGGACATGATGACGGAGGGCCAAACATGACCAACTCTGCTATAGGAGACAATGGCGGTGGCAATGACGCcaacaactttgatgacagtCGGGTTTACTCGTCGGCCAATCACATGAAGCTAGGGTTCGGTAAGGGCAGTGGTTGGCGCGACAACCCATCTTGGTGA
- the LOC117306996 gene encoding uncharacterized protein LOC117306996 isoform X2 produces MDSMMMSDDPSSESDTRYEMGVSHNTTVYAVGGPATTPPSLSNFTLPDPSSVPPVIDDTDRGQQTDTLASNIEEVTQAIEGEHADLLTGPERESKTYGRFKNCDICQVVMNSAAQAEMHYGGKTHQKKLRRIAEMKADSDTDEILSSGFSILPSTSSTAKGLTMPHCDICGLTFTAMSQAKMHLSGVRHAKKLRQLNLSAKEEIAVPSESIGSTQKEKEALVCTICETICTSWLQLEQHRQGSKHKSVVDAVISAEGSRLAASSSNVNSEPETNFACASCNVSTNSEQQYLQHMGSQRHRNKLLHNERESNRHRPYPTKQDALQKKLTSSNVNFQQNEKSSNTYKALLGVNTRNRKVPYGARYNNSRGQGRNFTESRTFYREAASTMGIGRNNSPYQQTRYFAGSGRGNSLSQQCRLPANRDQSDEDIYIHNDPSAVFPNQDKWYGHDDGGPNMTNSAIGDNGGGNDANNFDDSRVYSSANHMKLGFGKGSGWRDNPSW; encoded by the exons ATGGATTCGATGATGATGTCCGATGATCCTTCTTCGGAGTCGGACACTCGCTATGAAATGGGTGTATCCCACAATACTACAGTATATGCAGTGGGGGGCCCAGCCACCACACCACCTTCGTTATCCAACTTTACCCTACCAGATCCCTCCAGCGTCCCCCCTGTCATTGACGATACAGACAGGGGGCAGCAGACTGACACGTTAGCAAGCAACATAGAAGAAGTAACCCAAGCGATTGAGGGCGAACACGCCGACCTTTTAACGGGACCGGAGAGAGAGTCAAAAACATATGGAAGGTTTAAGAACTGTGACATCTGTCAAGTCGTTATGAATTCCGCGGCGCAGGCCGAAATGCATTATGGTGGTAAGACGCATCAGAAGAAGTTGAGGCGTATAGCTGAGATGAAGG cggACTCCGACACTGATGAAATATTGTCCTCTGGCTTCAGTATCTTGCCATCTACGAGCAGTACAGCCAAGGGTCTGACCATGCCTCACTGTGACATCTGTGGGCTGACCTTCACCGCCATGTCCCAGGCCAAGATGCACTTGAGCGGGGTGCGTCATGCTAAGAAACTCCGCCAGTTAAACCTGAGTGCTAAGGAGGAGATTGCCGTTCCATCAG AATCCATTGGATCAacacagaaagaaaaagaagcCCTTGTGTGCACTATCTGTGAAACAATCTGCACCTCTTGGTTACAACTTGAGCAACACCGTCAAG GAAGTAAACACAAGAGTGTAGTAGATGCTGTTATAAGTGCTGAGGGAAGCCGCCTCGCAGCGTCATCGTCCAATGTGAATTCTGAACCCGAAACCAACTTTGCCTGTGCTTCCTGTAATGTCTCGACCAACTCCGAGCAGCAGTATCTTCAG CACATGGGAAGTCAGAGGCACAGAAACAAGCTGTTGCATAATGAAAGAGAGAGTAACCGTCATCGACCCTATCCTACGAAACAAGATGCTTTACAAAAGAAG TTGACAAGCAGCAATGTCAACTTCCAACAAAATGAGAAGAGCAGCAATACCTACAAAGCATTATTGGGAGTGAACACACGGAACAGGAAGGTCCCTTACGGAGCACGCTACAACAATTCACGTGGCCAGGGCAGAAACTTCACAGAATCCCGTACATTTTACCGAGAGGCTGCATCTACTATGGGGATAGGCCGTAACAACTCACCTTATCAACAAACAAGATACTTTGCTGGATCGGGCCGTGGCAACTCACTAAGCCAACAATGCAGGTTACCAGCTAACCGGGACCAATCCGACGAAGACATCTACATCCACAATGATCCGTCAGCGGTGTTTCCAAATCAAGACAAATGGTACGGACATGATGACGGAGGGCCAAACATGACCAACTCTGCTATAGGAGACAATGGCGGTGGCAATGACGCcaacaactttgatgacagtCGGGTTTACTCGTCGGCCAATCACATGAAGCTAGGGTTCGGTAAGGGCAGTGGTTGGCGCGACAACCCATCTTGGTGA
- the LOC117307239 gene encoding uncharacterized protein LOC117307239, which translates to MRRAKIRPSINLSASRRNIPTPPSQDKELSSSKQDLPAPKTGLRSATRPSVAEPTLAAGKKDITSAQQTQPSPQQNKVEAPGEPPKPTPPSQDPLSSLQTPDSISPVKETPSSPTKPTPDESPSKASAVRRKRITAVPNLGQPRLRSTPSQLPVKVTSKPQFTAVEKENEVGKKARGGGGVRGRKEPGDGVMRPPQPPPIQRVPGISSTVTSASSPSPAKEHTTTAPSPKETSHVHVPQTTKTPSQINPVPVTLSTPVRPALARSESISEKTPSGSENIYQKKLRELKDKMVSETPAKRRRNYVKKKTQPPERSKMTMSDLIYFNPKTSPMKNTLGNREKRFPRTIMTEHAVSANNSVNSSAHNSDNEAEEEEKEEDVDPFAPQVKIGPDGSIILDSTSLVKDASPAKTLHLENSEAVQEESSHTTYASFGKRTYTTAWSVKDTAKFYMALSAVGTDFTMINAMFPKRTRQQIKNKFKREERLNRIALDKAIKDRKHFDMSLFNKEPSSDSETENRVTKKMKGAKGKGRGQSRSKGMIRKKVEDRDCDVGNDSDVESVEMEEATMRDETLDGGTETTIETVARLSEASDEEINMETILSQPTRSGRQPKFKSSYTVEEPPKRTRGPYQKKKGLATEEDYALKRMERLSQERVKALAQKQEATKGFAAYQSECPTLQHPPDAFTRQTSLGGAKQSNGSPHGGHGRVASPSSRGTSTITTPMGRFIVSVPQHQRHEGESISHAGPASPKAQLAGGGVTKPIRSHIFVISSPDGTQNIIQVPVQTETPSSPGGDRAQNPPATIAPPRPRPPNPMTTPGIMLKNLAVAPQQNQGTVIRRLAVTLPQTVTQPTRDQLGIVRFTNPMSTPHLLISHGQKVPVVQSGRQSSTRKRYPEPITVQTGSNKTIVMSPLAAAQTSHLPLSVAVHQHQMLEPVSVATTSHNSIIQQCPTVESSKSPTQVSETHNEAHLQDGHNQSNNGLSTTLVPDIGQNVGHISSDTNHDWVLRDVSVGHKVDISTTDSVEMEIETEEAFVPAFSNQRHSPLHRSGTSQVTGDHATEEHLSAQDILEQMTFEEGVGGHVGANMEIAINEEIITQIASETTVE; encoded by the exons ATGAGACGAGCAAAGATCCGCCCCAGTATTAATCTCTCGGCATCCCGTCGGAACATCCCAACACCGCCCTCCCAGGACAAGGAGTTAAGCAGCTCCAAGCAAGACTTGCCCGCCCCCAAGACAGGACTGAGATCAGCGACGAGGCCTTCAGTTGCAGAGCCAACATTG GCTGCGGGGAAGAAAGATATCACCTCGGCACAACAGACGCAGCCGAGTCCACAGCAGAACAAAGTAGAAGCTCCTGGTGAACCTCCAAAACCAACACCACCATCACAGGACCCGTTGAGTTCTTTACAAACCCCTGACTCAATATCCCCAGTCAAGGAGACGCCAAGCTCTCCAACAAAACCGACCCCTGATGAGTCTCCGTCAAAAGCAAGTGCTGTACGCCGTAAGCGTATCACCGCCGTTCCCAACCTGGGACAGCCGAGGTTGCGTTCCACCCCAAGCCAGCTGCCAGTGAAGGTCACTTCCAAACCTCAATTCACTGCGGTTGAGAAAGAGAATGAGGTCGGAAAGAAAGCCCGAGGAGGTGGCGGAGTAAGAGGAAGGAAAGAGCCTGGAGATGGAGTTATGAGACCGCCGCAGCCTCCACCAATACAACGAGTGCCAGGGATCAGTTCAACTGTGACATCCGCGAGTAGTCCAT ctcCAGCCAAAGAGCACACCACCACTGCCCCATCACCAAAGGAGACttcccatgtacatgtaccacaaaCCACTAAAACCCCATCTCAGATCAACCCTGTGCCAGTCACCCTGAGCACACCCGTCAGACCCGCTCTTGCTCGGTCCGAGAGCATCAGCGAGAAAACACCAAGTGGCTCTGAGAATATCTACCAAAAGAAACTGCGTGAGCTTAAGGACAAAATGGTCTCGGAG ACTCCAGCTAAGCGCAGACGAAACTACGTCAAGAAGAAGACACAACCACCAGAGAGAAGTAAGATGACGATGAGTGACCTCATCTATTTCAACCCAAAGACCAGCCCAATGAA GAACACATTGGGAAACAGAGAGAAGAGATTTCCTCGAACCATCATGACGGAGCACGCGGTCAGCGCAAATAA CTCTGTAAACAGTAGTGCTCATAACTCGGACAATGAAGCGGAGGAAGAGGAAAAAGAGGAGGATGTTGACCCCTTTGCACCCCAGGTCAAGATTGGGCCTGACGGCTCCATCATATTGGACAGCACAAG TCTTGTGAAGGATGCATCACCAGCTAAGACCCTTCATTTAGAGAACAGCGAAGCTGTGCAGGAGGAGTCTTCTCACACGACGTATGCCAGCTTCGGAAAGAGAACTTACACCACCGCATGGAGTGTAAAGG ACACTGCAAAGTTCTACATGGCTCTGAGCGCCGTCGGAACTGACTTCACTATGATCAACGCTATGTTCCCCAAAAGAACCAGACAACAAATCAAGAACAAGTTTAAGCGGGAGGAGAGACTCAACAGAATTGCTTTGGACAAGGCTATAA AAGACAGGAAACACTTTGACATGTCTCTGTTCAATAAGGAGCCCAGTTCAGACTCGGAGACAGAGAATCGTGTCACAAAGAAGATGAAGGGAGCCAAAGGGAAAGGGAGAGGACAGAGCAGGAGCAAAGGGATGATCAGGAAGAAGGTGGAGGACAGAg ATTGTGACGTCGGTAACGATTCTGATGTGGAATCCGTTGAGATGGAGGAAGCTACTATGAGAGACGAAACTCTCGATGGAGGAACGGAGACGACCATAGAAACCGTGGCCAGACTGAGCGAAGCCAGCGACGAGGAGATCAACATGGAAACCATACTCAGCCAACCGACTCGTTCAGGACGGCAGCCTAAATTCAAAAGCTCCTACACTGTTGAGGAACCGCCCAAGAGGACCAGGGGTCCTTATCAGAAGAAAAAGGGTCTGGCAACCGAAGAGGACTATGCCTTGAAGCGCATGGAGAGACTGAGTCAGGAACGGGTTAAGGCTCTCGCTCAGAAGCAGGAAGCCACCAAAGGGTTTGCTGCGTATCAATCGGAATGTCCGACCCTACAACACCCTCCGGATGCTTTTACAAGGCAGACATCGCTCGGGGGAGCAAAACAGAGTAATGGCTCACCGCATGGGGGGCATGGTAGGGTTGCCTCACCGAGTAGCAGGGGCACCAGTACCATTACCACCCCTATGGGGAGGTTTATCGTCAGTGTACCCCAGCACCAACGACATGAGGGTGAGTCCATCAGCCATGCTGGTCCAGCATCACCTAAGGCACAACTTGCTGGTGGAGGGGTAACTAAACCCATCCGCAgccatatttttgttatttcgtCCCCAGATGGAACTCAGAACATAATCCAAGTACCAGTTCAAACAGAAACCCCCTCCTCACCGGGTGGGGACCGGGCTCAAAACCCTCCAGCTACCATCGCCCCACCTAGACCGAGACCCCCAAATCCTATGACCACACCTGGGATAATGCTGAAAAACCTGGCGGTAGCGCCGCAACAAAATCAGGGAACTGTGATCCGTCGGCTTGCGGTGACGCTGCCTCAGACTGTTACACAGCCAACCAGGGATCAATTGGGAATTGTTCGATTCACTAATCCAATGAGCACGCCACATTTATTAATATCCCACGGACAGAAGGTGCCAGTGGTACAGTCCGGCCGTCAATCATCGACCAGGAAAAGATATCCGGAGCCAATCACAGTGCAGACGGGCTCAAACAAAACCATAGTCATGTCTCCTCTTGCAGCTGCTCAGACTTCGCACTTGCCACTCAGTGTTGCAGTACACCAGCATCAAATGTTGGAACCGGTGTCAGTGGCGACTACGAGTCATAATAGTATCATTCAACAATGTCCGACAGTTGAAAGTTCAAAGTCACCTACTCAAGTTTCGGAGACTCACAATGAAGCTCATTTACAGGATGGCCATAACCAGTCGAACAATGGACTGTCGACCACTCTGGTCCCTGATATCGGACAGAATGTCGGGCACATAAGCAGCGACACAAACCATGATTGGGTACTGCGTGATGTATCCGTTGGGCACAAGGTTGATATATCCACAACGGACTCTGTTGAGATGGAGATCGAAACGGAGGAGGCTTTTGTCCCTGCCTTTTCCAATCAGAGGCATTCTCCCCTTCACAGGAGTGGAACGAGCCAGGTCACTGGGGACCATGCTACTGAGGAGCACTTGTCTGCCCAGGATATTTTGGAACAAATGACTTTTGAGGAGGGGGTTGGAGGGCATGTAGGGGCTAATATGGAGATTGCCATCAATGAGGAAATTATCACCCAAATAGCATCAGAAACGACAGTGGAATAG